A part of Thermodesulfobium sp. 4217-1 genomic DNA contains:
- a CDS encoding biotin/lipoyl-containing protein: MQILMPEVNKDSIRNRLVKWLKNEKDEVKAGEEIALIENQRVTSVIKSAFSGRLINIAAENSFIDVGQQVAEVLEDDPLKESSLPDVVATDGETEGDDLQVNFVKEDQPLIAVKDSLNFRCKVDISKSLYFVFDNSIDFSSYLFFCISKAYSKYPFLGRKYPVNFYKLSENGLENVNSYSEDLLKKIELAGLSSLDEFFNRKRKNIDFSTSENFNVIYCEDMSLENIQITFSKKNSAILTCAYDIPENFDDDSKEECSLFFSSNFGGNLSDFLNFLRKLKGFLTKPENLIL, translated from the coding sequence ATGCAAATTTTGATGCCCGAGGTAAACAAGGATAGTATAAGAAACAGATTGGTAAAATGGTTAAAGAATGAAAAAGATGAAGTAAAAGCTGGTGAAGAGATTGCGTTGATAGAAAATCAAAGGGTTACAAGCGTTATAAAGTCAGCTTTTTCTGGAAGGCTTATTAATATTGCGGCAGAAAATAGCTTTATAGATGTTGGCCAACAAGTTGCTGAAGTTCTAGAAGATGATCCGCTCAAAGAGTCTTCCTTGCCAGATGTGGTAGCCACTGATGGAGAGACTGAAGGGGACGACTTGCAAGTAAACTTTGTCAAAGAAGACCAGCCACTCATAGCTGTTAAAGATTCTTTGAACTTCAGGTGCAAAGTCGATATCTCTAAATCTTTGTATTTTGTTTTCGATAATTCTATTGATTTTTCAAGTTATTTGTTTTTTTGTATATCAAAAGCTTATTCAAAATATCCATTTTTAGGTAGAAAATATCCAGTTAATTTTTATAAGTTAAGCGAGAATGGTTTAGAAAATGTGAATTCTTATTCTGAAGATCTGTTAAAGAAAATCGAATTGGCTGGTTTGAGCTCTTTAGACGAATTTTTCAATAGAAAGAGAAAAAATATTGATTTTTCGACAAGTGAGAATTTTAACGTAATTTACTGTGAAGATATGTCTTTGGAGAACATACAAATTACTTTCTCTAAGAAAAATAGCGCAATTCTTACCTGTGCTTACGATATTCCTGAAAATTTTGATGATGACTCTAAAGAAGAGTGCAGCTTATTTTTTAGCTCTAACTTTGGAGGAAATTTATCCGATTTCTTGAATTTTTTGAGGAAATTAAAAGGCTTTTTGACTAAGCCTGAGAATTTAATTCTCTAA
- a CDS encoding BREX system ATP-binding domain-containing protein, with the protein MHISGEDFRLLKSGQVPSDDELMCRMFIGQRDWIDEFKDYYLYNFVGKGYGSKVKFLIGSEGCGKTHALRLLGKYAKDMGYEVCHLSIKDLDIKISDMASLYKEICNQVNKERIVAGLCKRVASDIGYNDYDGDVLFLPIMLEYEKGIPASDAKKEIRRSLGSIIKKLDVLPSFVTFCFQACHARMVDDNNEVIDILLKWLSGISLTRQEKNQVGIFDKLQRHNARLWLNCLIKLLDFVGIKGLFVAIDDLESVLYKNDASKTLNYTRGNLNDLFEMIRQFIDETEHISNFIIFFAGRNELLDDEKRGFKSYEALQMRIQTGIIQKELFNPYADIIDFDQWLCNKDESFFKEINYNLRSIFEESGYRFDFKMSNFFESESKNIRSAIIETSNFMEGGEDDD; encoded by the coding sequence ATGCATATTTCTGGGGAGGATTTTAGATTATTAAAGAGTGGGCAGGTTCCTTCAGACGATGAGCTTATGTGTAGGATGTTTATTGGCCAAAGAGATTGGATAGATGAGTTTAAGGATTATTATCTTTATAACTTTGTGGGGAAGGGGTATGGCAGCAAAGTAAAGTTTCTAATTGGTTCTGAAGGCTGTGGTAAGACACACGCTCTTCGATTGCTTGGGAAATATGCGAAAGATATGGGATATGAAGTATGTCATCTATCAATTAAAGATTTAGATATAAAAATAAGCGATATGGCTTCGTTATATAAAGAAATTTGTAATCAAGTTAACAAAGAAAGAATTGTTGCTGGACTTTGCAAGAGAGTCGCTTCTGACATTGGCTATAACGATTATGATGGCGATGTTCTATTTCTGCCAATAATGCTTGAATACGAAAAAGGCATTCCTGCTAGCGATGCAAAAAAAGAGATTAGAAGATCTCTGGGATCTATTATAAAGAAATTAGATGTTTTGCCCAGCTTTGTTACTTTTTGTTTTCAAGCTTGTCACGCAAGGATGGTAGATGATAACAATGAAGTTATCGACATTCTTTTGAAATGGTTAAGCGGGATTTCTCTCACCAGGCAGGAGAAGAATCAGGTTGGCATTTTTGATAAACTACAAAGGCATAATGCAAGGTTGTGGCTTAACTGCCTTATAAAACTTTTGGATTTCGTAGGCATAAAGGGCCTTTTTGTCGCAATTGACGATCTTGAATCTGTACTATATAAAAATGATGCATCCAAAACATTAAATTATACGAGAGGCAATTTAAACGATTTGTTTGAAATGATAAGACAATTTATAGACGAAACTGAGCATATATCTAATTTTATAATATTTTTTGCTGGGAGAAATGAGCTATTAGATGATGAAAAAAGGGGTTTTAAAAGCTATGAAGCCCTTCAAATGAGAATTCAAACAGGAATAATTCAAAAAGAACTCTTTAACCCTTATGCAGATATTATAGATTTTGATCAGTGGTTGTGCAATAAAGACGAATCTTTTTTTAAAGAAATAAATTATAATTTGAGAAGCATTTTTGAAGAAAGTGGCTACAGGTTTGACTTTAAAATGTCTAATTTTTTTGAATCCGAGAGTAAAAATATAAGATCTGCAATTATTGAGACCTCAAACTTTATGGAAGGGGGTGAGGATGATGATTAA
- a CDS encoding BREX system ATP-binding domain-containing protein codes for MMINYTENQLEAIAIIESLRSGIPTMRSTRNLPDLRPELMKLVEKDLNSLKNKSIVKGRIIWGPYGDGKSHLLTSIEHKALSLNMAVSKISLSRNVTCNNFSKLYYYLASRVRTPDSVIMGIQRYLNQKKREEFSDSQIAKPNRYSHPFFSYIFEDYLAASGEEQEIIYNFLVGGRPFLNELKKIHKSIHKVPMEKFERNFSFKEDSNSFFDYFSDILTFLGFDGWIILIDELELVSRLSKNARLDTYLNLNKLLNWSDDLNCPIYVICAAAQSLQSDLWFSSHLKRNDKDLMPDLAKEKYKKEAVNIINNFFNFAIDKEICPIIKPVELNVLLELLLKIKDIYERAFNKSFYFDMKEFIGNFPSDTTIRTYIRALIEKLDILRVHDTDVEVRAGSISGYSINEDAEYFSEEDLNDI; via the coding sequence ATGATGATTAACTATACAGAAAATCAGCTTGAGGCCATTGCAATTATAGAATCTTTAAGATCCGGTATCCCCACAATGCGTTCAACAAGAAATCTGCCCGATTTAAGACCTGAATTGATGAAATTAGTTGAAAAAGATCTAAACTCTTTAAAAAATAAGTCAATTGTCAAAGGAAGGATAATATGGGGACCATATGGAGATGGCAAGTCTCATCTGTTAACATCAATAGAACATAAGGCTCTAAGTTTAAATATGGCAGTTAGCAAGATATCTTTGAGTAGAAACGTTACTTGTAACAATTTTTCAAAGCTATATTATTATCTTGCTTCTCGTGTTAGAACTCCAGATTCTGTTATTATGGGTATTCAGAGATATCTAAACCAAAAGAAAAGGGAAGAATTTTCAGATAGCCAGATTGCTAAACCTAATAGGTATAGTCATCCATTCTTCTCATATATCTTTGAAGACTACTTGGCAGCAAGCGGTGAAGAGCAAGAAATTATTTACAACTTTTTAGTTGGAGGAAGGCCTTTTTTAAATGAGTTAAAAAAAATTCACAAATCAATCCACAAAGTGCCAATGGAAAAGTTTGAGAGGAATTTTAGTTTCAAGGAAGATTCGAATAGTTTTTTTGATTATTTCTCTGATATATTAACCTTTTTGGGTTTTGACGGCTGGATTATTTTGATTGATGAATTGGAACTTGTATCCAGACTTTCAAAAAACGCAAGATTGGACACATATTTAAATCTTAATAAACTGCTAAACTGGTCTGATGATCTAAATTGTCCAATATATGTAATATGCGCTGCTGCCCAGAGCTTGCAAAGTGATTTGTGGTTTTCTTCACATCTGAAGAGAAATGATAAAGACTTAATGCCTGACCTTGCAAAAGAGAAATATAAAAAAGAAGCTGTAAATATAATTAATAATTTTTTTAATTTTGCAATTGATAAAGAAATTTGTCCTATTATTAAGCCTGTGGAATTAAATGTTTTATTGGAGCTTTTGCTAAAGATAAAGGACATTTATGAAAGAGCTTTTAATAAGAGTTTTTATTTTGATATGAAAGAATTTATAGGCAATTTTCCCTCTGATACCACAATCAGAACTTATATTAGAGCGCTTATTGAGAAGTTAGATATATTAAGAGTACATGATACCGATGTTGAGGTCAGAGCTGGGAGTATTTCTGGCTACTCTATTAATGAGGATGCAGAATATTTTTCTGAAGAGGATTTAAATGATATTTAG
- the pstC gene encoding phosphate ABC transporter permease subunit PstC, with the protein MFKKAQNILSFRSVDLANLSLFDILLKLVAIFLILLPVLIFIILFINSLPAISKLGFSVFTTNNWDPVSDKFGVIAPLLVTVIVGVISTVLGLMISTPIALFLSFYSRGKISSFFSTVIDALASIPSVVLGLWAIFYVAPHIGTIETVIKALFGFIPFLNGNPSPFGLLTTILILTLMLVPIQTVLIKELIILVPRNLLEAGFSLGTTKYEIVTNLILPFIGQGIVAVVFLSLARGMEETMATAMLIGNRPLFPDSIFSPTATLTSIIANEFSEAFSKTYLSVLFELGLILFALVFVTNVCAKFILRMLYRRFR; encoded by the coding sequence ATGTTTAAAAAGGCTCAAAATATACTTAGTTTTCGCTCTGTTGACTTAGCTAACCTTTCATTATTTGACATATTATTAAAACTTGTAGCTATATTTCTGATTTTGTTGCCAGTTCTGATTTTTATAATATTGTTTATAAATTCCTTGCCTGCAATCTCGAAATTGGGCTTTAGCGTATTCACTACGAACAACTGGGATCCTGTGAGCGACAAGTTTGGCGTGATAGCACCCTTACTTGTGACAGTTATAGTCGGCGTGATCAGTACAGTTCTTGGTTTGATGATTTCAACTCCCATTGCTCTTTTTCTCTCGTTTTACTCAAGAGGGAAAATTTCATCTTTTTTTTCTACGGTAATTGATGCGCTTGCATCTATACCTTCAGTGGTTTTAGGCCTGTGGGCTATTTTTTATGTGGCTCCCCACATTGGTACGATTGAAACAGTAATAAAGGCTTTGTTTGGATTTATACCATTTTTGAACGGTAATCCCTCTCCATTTGGTCTTTTGACTACGATTTTGATCTTGACCTTAATGCTCGTCCCTATTCAGACTGTCTTGATTAAGGAGCTGATAATCTTGGTTCCTAGAAATTTACTTGAAGCGGGTTTTAGCCTGGGCACTACAAAATACGAGATAGTAACAAATTTAATATTGCCCTTTATAGGACAGGGAATAGTGGCTGTCGTCTTTCTCTCCCTTGCAAGGGGTATGGAAGAGACTATGGCTACTGCTATGCTCATTGGAAACAGACCTCTTTTCCCTGATTCGATCTTCTCTCCTACCGCAACCCTGACAAGTATAATTGCTAATGAGTTTTCGGAGGCATTTTCTAAAACCTACCTGTCTGTGCTTTTTGAGCTGGGTCTTATCCTCTTTGCGCTCGTTTTTGTAACCAATGTATGCGCTAAGTTTATACTGAGAATGTTATACAGGAGATTTAGATGA
- the pstA gene encoding phosphate ABC transporter permease PstA, with amino-acid sequence MRVLTDRLFQAFTMAVALSVSIILAFILFQLIKDGIGSINLNFFVETARPVGSNSGGFKQAIVGSLLIDSIAMIIIISFSVLGGLFLHVYPETLLSKILKESMSLLQGTPTIVCGICVYYMVVRSMGHFSGFAGSIALALVGIPYMVLASEQIFKMTPSLLVEAAYSLGLSKARVIFYVILRFAKFPLLAISLLTLARIAGETAPLLFTAFGNSFLELNPGRPMAAMPLQIFIYAISPYDEWHRLAWAGALVLIIFVTVLSIILGRYRRLGE; translated from the coding sequence ATGAGAGTATTAACTGATAGATTATTTCAGGCTTTTACTATGGCTGTGGCCCTGTCAGTATCCATCATTCTCGCCTTTATACTGTTTCAACTTATAAAAGACGGAATTGGATCTATAAATCTCAACTTTTTTGTTGAAACAGCTAGGCCTGTGGGCTCAAACTCGGGCGGATTCAAACAGGCTATCGTGGGATCGCTACTTATAGATTCTATCGCAATGATAATAATCATCTCTTTTTCTGTTCTTGGAGGACTATTTTTGCACGTTTATCCCGAAACCCTGCTTTCAAAAATATTAAAAGAATCTATGTCACTTTTGCAAGGGACACCGACAATTGTCTGTGGAATATGTGTTTATTATATGGTTGTGAGGTCGATGGGTCACTTTTCTGGTTTTGCAGGTTCTATAGCCCTTGCTTTGGTGGGAATACCGTATATGGTGCTTGCCAGCGAACAGATTTTCAAGATGACCCCGTCTCTACTGGTAGAGGCTGCATATTCTTTGGGCCTCTCTAAGGCAAGGGTTATATTTTATGTGATACTTAGATTTGCAAAGTTTCCACTCCTTGCAATCTCTCTTTTGACGCTTGCAAGGATAGCAGGAGAGACAGCGCCGCTTCTTTTTACCGCATTTGGAAATAGCTTTTTAGAGCTAAATCCTGGAAGGCCAATGGCTGCTATGCCTTTACAGATATTTATATATGCTATTTCCCCTTATGACGAATGGCATCGGCTAGCTTGGGCAGGCGCGTTGGTTCTAATAATATTTGTTACAGTTTTAAGTATAATTTTAGGTCGTTATAGAAGGCTTGGAGAATAG
- the pstB gene encoding phosphate ABC transporter ATP-binding protein PstB: MIKMKLQDVHAFFGKNEVLKSINLDVYDKAVTSIIGPSGCGKTTLLRCLNRMHELDRNASIKGRILLDNEDIFKMDLYKVRRKVGMVFQRPNPFPFMSIQDNVLAGFLMSGKRLSKKQKEELCEKNLRRVALWEESKDRLRDLPTNLSGGQQQRLCIARALANDPEIVLMDEPTSALDPISTSKIEELIIALKNEIVIVIVTHNMQQAARISDFTSFMYLGNLIEYGVTEQIFKVPKEKLTEDYITGRFG; the protein is encoded by the coding sequence ATGATAAAAATGAAGTTGCAAGACGTTCATGCCTTTTTCGGGAAAAACGAAGTTCTTAAAAGCATCAATCTGGACGTTTATGACAAAGCTGTTACTTCTATAATAGGTCCATCTGGATGTGGTAAGACTACTCTCTTGAGATGTTTAAATAGAATGCATGAGCTGGATAGAAATGCTTCAATCAAAGGGCGGATTCTCTTAGATAATGAAGATATTTTTAAGATGGATCTATATAAAGTGAGGAGAAAGGTTGGGATGGTATTCCAAAGGCCTAATCCATTTCCTTTTATGTCTATACAGGATAACGTTCTTGCAGGTTTTTTGATGAGCGGCAAAAGACTCTCAAAAAAGCAAAAAGAAGAATTATGTGAGAAAAATTTAAGAAGGGTTGCTCTGTGGGAGGAGTCAAAAGATAGATTAAGAGATTTGCCTACCAATTTGTCTGGCGGGCAGCAACAGAGGCTTTGTATTGCAAGGGCTCTGGCAAACGATCCTGAAATCGTTTTGATGGATGAGCCTACGTCGGCACTCGATCCTATTTCTACCTCTAAAATCGAAGAGTTAATTATTGCTCTAAAAAATGAAATAGTAATAGTCATAGTTACTCATAATATGCAGCAGGCAGCAAGAATTTCTGATTTTACTTCATTTATGTATCTTGGTAATTTGATAGAATATGGTGTAACGGAACAAATATTTAAAGTGCCAAAGGAAAAGCTTACGGAAGACTATATAACAGGAAGATTTGGATAA
- the phoU gene encoding phosphate signaling complex protein PhoU — translation MERHFDIEIRELTKKLFEMTTLVERSIDLVILSILERDSRIAQEVIESEKMTDELEIDIEEQCMTMLALYQPVAKDLRYIVMIMRIIVDLERMSDETKSIAVSTMNLLKDPPIEIFMQKIPDMAKKVKVMVRNAITSLVERSEDIALSVIEDDDAVDEDYHNILKYLNKEISERRFNCERIIDWLFITRHFERLGDHATNIAEDVLYIVRGKNVKHMKP, via the coding sequence TTGGAAAGACACTTTGATATAGAGATCAGGGAATTAACGAAAAAATTATTTGAGATGACTACTCTTGTAGAGAGGTCTATTGACTTGGTTATTCTCTCTATCTTGGAAAGAGATTCCAGAATTGCCCAAGAGGTCATTGAAAGTGAAAAAATGACAGATGAGCTTGAGATCGATATAGAAGAGCAGTGTATGACCATGTTAGCGCTCTATCAGCCAGTAGCAAAGGATCTTAGATATATAGTTATGATTATGAGGATAATAGTAGATCTCGAAAGAATGTCTGATGAGACAAAGAGCATCGCAGTTTCAACCATGAATCTTTTGAAGGATCCACCAATTGAGATCTTTATGCAAAAGATTCCTGATATGGCGAAGAAAGTAAAGGTTATGGTTAGGAACGCCATTACTTCATTGGTGGAAAGAAGCGAGGATATAGCTCTTAGCGTGATAGAAGATGACGATGCGGTAGATGAGGACTATCACAATATTCTTAAATATTTGAACAAAGAGATTTCTGAAAGAAGGTTCAATTGCGAAAGAATTATCGATTGGTTATTTATTACCAGGCATTTTGAGAGATTGGGGGACCACGCCACGAACATTGCCGAAGACGTTCTATATATCGTAAGAGGCAAGAACGTTAAACACATGAAACCTTAA
- a CDS encoding universal stress protein codes for MKILVAVDGSKPSIKAVEFALNMAKEHHAIEVVLITVSCGYDWTFVSDDVFVDPEKINEACDIAFSKKLDEAKKVFDDAGVKVKAIMISGGDPAKEILKYVEENDIERIIVGNKGLNPLSGLIGSVAYSILKNATVPVTLVK; via the coding sequence ATGAAAATCTTAGTTGCTGTGGATGGATCCAAGCCTTCTATAAAGGCTGTAGAATTTGCTTTAAATATGGCAAAAGAGCACCACGCAATAGAAGTTGTATTGATAACAGTGTCTTGTGGGTACGACTGGACTTTTGTGAGCGATGATGTTTTCGTAGATCCTGAGAAGATCAATGAAGCCTGTGACATAGCTTTTTCTAAAAAATTGGATGAAGCTAAAAAAGTTTTTGATGATGCAGGAGTTAAGGTAAAGGCTATAATGATCTCGGGAGGCGATCCTGCAAAGGAGATCTTGAAATATGTAGAAGAAAATGATATCGAAAGAATCATAGTTGGAAACAAGGGTCTAAATCCTTTGTCAGGTTTGATTGGAAGTGTAGCTTACTCTATTTTAAAAAATGCTACTGTTCCTGTTACATTGGTAAAGTAG